GTCTGCTGTACCGTGGGTCCTCAGAGCAGCAGCAAGCCACCCAGCTTTTTTGTGTGTTCAGAGACCCCCCCAGATACCTAGAGTATACCGGATCCTGTTAGTGCTCTGAGacaggcaaaaaagaaaactttctttcTGGCAGCTACCCAGAAAGCTGGAACATTGGACACACATGCCAGCTCTTCCTCCCCAGGGAAAAGCCAAAAATTGGGGGTTTTCTTCTGCTAGTTTTGTGCTGAGCCACTGGTAGGGATGATGGCAGGTAAGCGTGTGCTAGTCCAAACCCTCACCTAGTTCTCAGCAGCCCCCAGCCTGGCGCCTTTTCTGTCACACTTCGATTCAGACAAGACGGAAGCCAGTCACCCAGGCCGCCCCGTGAAGGGCCACGTGTTGGACGTCtgtttcagtctcttctttccctccccagggagaagccagtggctgagaattttctccagttgcactgGGCTGAGCCAGGGGCAGGGACTATGGTGAATGAGGCCTGAGAATTTTTTAGCTGTGATGCAGCTTTTTTTGTGCTCACCTAGGGTTCAGGAGCCTCTTAGCTGGTTTCTGGATTTACCATGAAGGAAACTGGTCCATGTGTTGGGAGTTGCTGTCTCTGCAGGAGAAGGAAAGTGTGGGGCTTCCTATTAACACCATCTTGCTGACGTCACCACCTTCTCATTGAATCTTGATAGTTTTGGCCCTTCTCTATATTGGGAAACTTTGAGGAGTTAGGGGCCTTGCCATCACTGTATGCTCAGATTTTAACACAGGCAGGTGACTAGAATGCAAACCATATTGTGAGAATTttaagggaagaagaaaatatttccattgGAGACTTTCAGGAAAGGCACTGGTTAAGAACGTGTTTGCAGTCAGAGTTGGGTTCCAAACCTCAGGAATTATTCTTAATATTTGGGTGATCTTAGTGAGTCATTTAacctctgagtctcagcttcctAAGCTGTAAAGTGGGGACAGTATCagcataagttttttttttaattgaggtgtagttgatttacaatattttataagTTTCAGATGTGTAACATAGtagttcacaatttttaaagattaaactcCACCTATGCTTATTATAAAGTCGACGTAACTTCTTAAGGTCTAAAGGAGATGAGATGCATTTTGCACCTGGTTTATATGTTGAGTGAATGACAAGGATGGTCATCCTTGTTAAAAAGGTGCTTATGGGAGGCagttccttggtagtccagtggttaagacttgggcTTTCACTgcgacagacctgggttcaatctgtggttgGGGAGCTTAAGATCCTGCCCACCTTggccaaaaagagaagaaaaaaaaaagatgtggctTTTTTGTTTCAGATGCTTGCTCTGTCAAGGCGCCACCTAGTGTctccttcactcagcatgacatcATGCAGACGCTGCTACAGAGGTGACAGCCCGAACGATTCACAGAAGGATATGATTGAAATCCCTTTGCCTCCGTGGCAGGAGCGAACTGATGAATCCATAGAAACCAAACGAGCCCGGCTGCTCTATGAGAGCAGAAAGAGGGGAATGCTGGAAAACTGCATCCTGCTTAGGTAGGGGAAGAGGAGAATGGGGGTTGCTTCTCTCTGGCTAGAGACAGCCTTTtcaacttctttctctttcttggctAGCCTCTTCGCTAAGGAACATCTGCAGCACATGACGGAGAAACAGCTGAACCTCTACGATCGCCTGATTAATGAACCCAGTAACGACTGGGATATTTACTACTGGGCTACAGGTACTAGGCATGATAAGCAGCATAAGGTGAAAAACAGGATGATGTGGGCTGATTTGAGTCTGGAAAGGTATCATGggcaatttgtttttcttttgtagacACTCAACCCAACCTCTCTCGAGATTTTTCCAAAATGTGCAAAATTTGTCTTACGAGTTAAGGTCCTTTGTTTGCAAACAATAGAAACTGATTCCGTCTAACTTAAGCAAAAAGAGAACTTAGTGAAATTGTGTGGGAAACTCCTAGCATCAAAGGGAAAGTTGAAGAAAAACCAGGGCAGGAATGAAGTGGAACGAGAGAGTTCTGGCTGCCTAGCATAAAGTCCTTGGGAGTCTCTCTCTTGACGCCAGCTTTGTGAGGAATGAATTCTCACTGTGTATAGTTAGGGTTAGCTTTGGCTGTGAGTAATAGAACCCCAAAACAACAATGGCTTAAGgaagacagaactgtgtttttctttctcataacAGAAGTTCAAAGTTAGGCCCTCCAGAACGCACAGAGGGGTTTCAGAGTCATTAAGGCCAGATtcctcttgtcttgttccttcaCCCTCCCCCGTGTTGGCTACCTCATGACCTCAGGATGGCTGCCGAAGCTCTATCTGTCGTGTCTATATTTCAGCCAGGGAAAAA
This window of the Capra hircus breed San Clemente chromosome 29, ASM170441v1, whole genome shotgun sequence genome carries:
- the SDHAF2 gene encoding succinate dehydrogenase assembly factor 2, mitochondrial gives rise to the protein MAVVAVFPVLARMLALSRRHLVSPSLSMTSCRRCYRGDSPNDSQKDMIEIPLPPWQERTDESIETKRARLLYESRKRGMLENCILLSLFAKEHLQHMTEKQLNLYDRLINEPSNDWDIYYWATEAKPAPEIFENEVMVLLRDFAKNKNKEQRLRAPDLEYLFEKPH